The Stratiformator vulcanicus genome has a segment encoding these proteins:
- a CDS encoding STAS domain-containing protein: MKTAQETFDVYQSGELCVIGFGDRDPLDISVPDCQDELNRLIEKTGGKALAVDMTGLKLIASGMLGLLASLNRDGVRVMLFNPSEDILEVLDITNLNQLISTHTVEV; this comes from the coding sequence ATGAAGACTGCTCAGGAAACGTTCGACGTTTATCAATCGGGTGAGTTGTGCGTGATCGGGTTCGGCGACCGCGATCCGCTCGACATCTCCGTCCCCGATTGTCAGGACGAGCTTAATCGTCTGATCGAGAAAACCGGTGGCAAGGCACTCGCCGTCGATATGACCGGCTTAAAACTGATCGCGTCGGGCATGTTGGGGCTGCTCGCTTCGCTCAATCGCGATGGCGTCCGGGTGATGCTCTTTAATCCCTCCGAGGACATTCTGGAAGTCCTCGACATCACCAATCTGAACCAGTTGATCTCGACGCACACGGTCGAAGTTTGA